The Thalassotalea psychrophila genome window below encodes:
- a CDS encoding 3-hydroxybutyrate dehydrogenase translates to MTLTGKVSLITGSTSGIGLATAHVLAEQGVNLILHGLASDAEGDKLAKQFEQNYGIETLFDNTDLRDEAGLIVFVDNAIKRMGKIDILVNNAGIQHTESIDTFPASKWNDIIAINLSAAFHTMQKSIPKMREQGWGRIINIASVHGLVASAHKSAYCAAKHGIVGLTKVAALECAEHGITVNAICPGWVDTPLINKQINAMAGNDKLTVEQAKYKLITAKQPLPEMTDPLQVGELVLFLCSNTARTITGSSIPIDGAWTAQ, encoded by the coding sequence ATGACATTAACAGGTAAAGTTTCATTAATAACCGGCTCCACCAGTGGTATCGGGCTGGCAACAGCCCACGTATTAGCTGAACAAGGAGTAAATCTAATCTTACACGGTCTCGCTAGTGACGCTGAAGGCGATAAATTAGCCAAGCAATTTGAACAAAACTATGGCATTGAAACTCTATTTGATAACACCGACTTAAGGGATGAAGCAGGGTTAATTGTCTTTGTAGATAATGCCATTAAGCGAATGGGTAAAATAGATATTTTAGTCAATAATGCGGGTATCCAACATACCGAAAGCATAGATACGTTTCCTGCTAGTAAGTGGAATGATATTATCGCAATAAACCTCAGCGCAGCTTTTCACACCATGCAAAAATCAATTCCTAAGATGCGAGAACAAGGTTGGGGTAGAATAATTAATATCGCTTCTGTGCATGGACTAGTCGCCTCAGCCCATAAATCAGCTTACTGCGCGGCAAAACACGGCATTGTAGGATTAACCAAAGTAGCAGCTTTAGAGTGTGCTGAGCATGGCATTACGGTTAATGCAATTTGCCCAGGTTGGGTAGATACCCCGCTTATAAACAAACAAATAAATGCCATGGCAGGCAATGATAAACTGACCGTTGAACAAGCAAAATATAAATTAATCACCGCTAAACAACCATTACCGGAAATGACCGACCCATTGCAAGTAGGTGAATTAGTGTTGTTTTTATGCAGCAATACCGCTCGGACTATTACTGGTTCTTCAATACCTATTGATGGCGCCTGGACAGCTCAGTAA
- a CDS encoding fumarylacetoacetate hydrolase family protein has translation MKLASIKSGRDGQLYVVNTALTKMVSATDIAPTMQAALDDWATVEAQLEARFAALEAGEVAGVEFDQTACHSPLPRAYQWADGSAYVNHVELVRKARNAEMPATFWTDPLMYQGGSDTFLAPRSPILMPQTEGFGIDFEAEVAVITGDVPMGVSPEDALNYINLVMIVNDVSLRGLIPGELAKGFGFFQSKPSSAFSPVCVTPSELGDAWQGGKLHLPLCSKYNNSLFGKPEAGVDMTFHFGQLIAHAAKTRPLASGTVIGSGTVSNKLNDGPGKPVAEGGVGYSCIAEIRMIETIENGQPSTPFMSFGDNIQIEMFDANGQSIFGQINQDVVQA, from the coding sequence ATGAAATTAGCAAGTATTAAATCAGGTCGCGATGGCCAACTTTATGTAGTAAATACGGCACTTACTAAAATGGTAAGTGCAACTGATATTGCCCCAACAATGCAAGCGGCATTAGATGATTGGGCAACTGTTGAAGCACAATTAGAAGCACGTTTTGCTGCATTAGAGGCAGGTGAAGTTGCAGGTGTTGAGTTTGACCAAACCGCATGTCATTCACCACTTCCACGAGCATATCAATGGGCCGATGGTAGCGCCTATGTTAATCACGTAGAGTTAGTACGTAAAGCACGTAACGCTGAAATGCCAGCAACGTTTTGGACTGATCCATTAATGTATCAAGGCGGTTCAGATACGTTCTTAGCACCACGCTCTCCTATTTTAATGCCACAAACTGAAGGTTTTGGTATCGATTTTGAAGCAGAAGTTGCGGTAATTACTGGCGATGTTCCTATGGGCGTTAGCCCTGAAGATGCACTTAACTACATCAACTTAGTGATGATCGTTAACGATGTATCGTTACGTGGTTTAATTCCTGGCGAATTAGCCAAAGGTTTTGGTTTTTTCCAATCTAAACCTTCAAGTGCATTTAGCCCGGTTTGTGTAACTCCGAGTGAACTAGGGGATGCATGGCAAGGTGGTAAGTTACACCTACCGTTATGCTCAAAGTACAATAATTCACTATTTGGTAAGCCAGAAGCTGGCGTTGATATGACTTTCCACTTTGGTCAGTTAATCGCTCATGCAGCTAAAACTCGTCCGTTAGCATCAGGCACAGTTATTGGTTCTGGTACAGTTTCTAACAAGTTAAATGACGGCCCAGGAAAACCAGTCGCTGAAGGCGGTGTAGGTTACAGTTGTATCGCTGAAATCCGTATGATTGAAACTATTGAAAATGGTCAGCCAAGCACGCCATTTATGAGCTTTGGTGACAACATTCAAATTGAAATGTTTGATGCAAATGGTCAGTCTATCTTCGGTCAGATTAACCAAGATGTAGTACAAGCATAA
- a CDS encoding hybrid sensor histidine kinase/response regulator, translating into MLVWLSLDAWLITFISIAYLALLFIVAYWGQNKANKQWFSKPWIYSLSLGVSCSTWAFYGTVGQAATTGAWLAPIYIGSIFCLICAWPMLLRILQIIKQQNLTSIADFIACRYDRSPKIAVTVAIIALIGTIPYIALQLRAISTSFDLLTGNYQTGISTTFIVTLVLIVFSILFGTRQLAASKQNQGLVLAIAFSSIVKLFALTAVGIFATFFIFNGFDDLFNQHSLMQNTSKVVTGSSIYLGISHVILGAITIFILPQQFHLMMIENHSQQQLKTGRWLFALYLILINVFVLPIALAGQLTFPGGSVDADTYVLTIPLFYQQAWLGILVYVGGLAAATSMVIVAAIVLSTMISTEIINPMILRFRLFNSKQASQLSGLLLNQRRFAIAAILLLAFAFERYIHHQNHLAAIGLLSFVLLAQIAPATIGALYWRKATTKAAFISLIVGTLVWLYTLLLPTVFPESNWVIYGPLAISWLKPTALFGLTFLDNISHGVFYTLSLNVIIYISVSLFTHRSVGEKLQAELFVNKSQSQFERHLSKDDLNNLLQRFIDKRAAQNFDQYCTANPDLSDEKLVEYTRLQLSGVLGSASTSMVMKAASSRQEMPLEDVVSIVDEASQMFEFNRELLQSGVENIEQGISVVDADMRLVAWNNRYIQLLEYPENVVKAGMPIEQLLQVSIENGVIIGDDAEQLIKKRLEHMRSGSNHHFQRVMPSGIVLEIRGQAMPGGGFVSTFSDITAHIEAEKALQLANLTLEKRVENRTAELLSAKAEAEAANSSKTRFLAAASHDLMQPFNALTLFTSMLKKKVQGEELALLANQIGDSLNVVEALLSDLVEISRLDSSPQKLSPNDFPIDELLTPLKNEFNVLAEQANIHFSYQPCSGFINSDKRMLRRILQNFLSNAVHYSVHRPGVKSKILLGVRHLPNKLRVEVWDNGPGIAKDKQQSIFEEFERLEQNRDIPGLGLGLAISKRMAVMLGLTINVKSVVGKGTGFIIELPRVAPIETTSSDKIIKTIDSSSKSFNGTPVLLIDNDSLTLSAMSSLLTDWGCQVIAAKDEESMLAELTACSIVPQLVIADYHLDNNANGVDLIRATLMQNEWHIPCVICSADPSENVREHTSNAQFYFLRKPVKELALKRLMKQLT; encoded by the coding sequence TTGTTAGTTTGGCTATCTTTAGATGCGTGGTTAATTACATTTATTTCCATTGCTTATTTAGCGTTGCTTTTTATCGTTGCCTATTGGGGCCAAAATAAAGCAAACAAGCAATGGTTTAGTAAGCCTTGGATTTACAGTTTGTCTTTAGGGGTAAGCTGCTCTACTTGGGCTTTTTATGGCACTGTTGGTCAAGCTGCTACAACAGGGGCCTGGTTAGCACCAATTTATATTGGCTCAATTTTTTGCCTAATATGCGCTTGGCCGATGCTGCTCCGTATTTTACAAATTATAAAACAACAAAACTTAACTTCTATCGCCGACTTTATTGCCTGTCGCTATGATCGTTCACCCAAAATAGCGGTTACCGTGGCGATTATAGCTTTAATCGGCACCATCCCTTATATCGCGTTACAGTTACGAGCGATAAGTACTAGCTTTGATTTACTCACAGGTAATTATCAAACGGGTATTAGCACAACGTTTATTGTTACTTTGGTGCTTATAGTTTTCAGTATTCTTTTTGGTACGCGTCAACTCGCCGCAAGTAAGCAAAATCAAGGATTAGTACTAGCGATAGCCTTTAGTTCAATCGTTAAATTGTTTGCTTTAACTGCGGTAGGAATTTTTGCGACATTTTTCATTTTTAATGGCTTTGATGATTTATTTAACCAACATAGCCTGATGCAAAACACCTCAAAAGTAGTTACCGGCAGTTCAATATATTTAGGCATTTCTCATGTAATACTTGGGGCAATTACAATTTTCATTTTGCCGCAACAATTTCATTTAATGATGATAGAAAATCATAGCCAGCAGCAATTAAAAACTGGTCGATGGCTGTTTGCCTTATATTTGATTTTAATTAATGTTTTCGTTCTCCCCATTGCACTAGCTGGGCAATTAACATTTCCAGGAGGCAGCGTTGATGCCGATACTTATGTTCTTACCATCCCGCTATTTTACCAACAAGCTTGGTTAGGAATATTAGTTTATGTGGGAGGCTTAGCCGCAGCAACAAGCATGGTTATTGTTGCTGCGATTGTACTGAGTACGATGATTTCTACCGAAATTATAAACCCAATGATTTTGCGGTTTCGTTTATTTAATTCGAAGCAAGCATCACAATTATCTGGCTTGTTACTCAATCAAAGACGCTTTGCCATTGCCGCTATATTATTATTAGCATTTGCCTTCGAGCGCTACATTCATCATCAAAATCACTTAGCCGCTATTGGCTTACTGTCTTTTGTTTTATTAGCCCAAATAGCTCCTGCAACAATAGGTGCACTTTACTGGCGAAAGGCGACCACTAAAGCTGCTTTTATTAGTTTAATTGTCGGTACTTTGGTGTGGTTATACACATTACTATTACCGACAGTTTTTCCTGAATCTAATTGGGTTATTTATGGCCCCTTGGCAATAAGTTGGTTAAAGCCTACGGCCTTGTTTGGCCTTACATTTCTCGATAATATTAGCCACGGAGTGTTTTATACCCTATCGCTAAACGTTATCATTTATATCAGTGTTTCACTGTTTACTCATCGCAGTGTTGGTGAAAAGTTGCAAGCTGAATTATTTGTCAATAAAAGCCAAAGTCAATTTGAACGTCACTTGTCTAAAGATGATCTGAACAACTTATTACAACGCTTTATCGATAAACGGGCCGCGCAAAACTTCGACCAATATTGTACTGCGAATCCTGATCTAAGTGATGAAAAACTCGTTGAATATACCCGTTTACAGTTATCCGGTGTGTTAGGCTCGGCATCGACTAGCATGGTGATGAAAGCCGCCTCTAGCAGACAGGAAATGCCATTGGAAGACGTGGTAAGTATTGTTGATGAAGCCAGTCAAATGTTCGAGTTTAACCGTGAACTGTTACAATCAGGTGTTGAAAACATTGAACAAGGCATTAGCGTAGTCGATGCTGATATGCGGTTGGTTGCCTGGAATAATCGTTATATACAATTACTTGAATATCCAGAAAATGTTGTCAAAGCAGGTATGCCAATAGAGCAACTACTGCAAGTAAGTATCGAGAATGGTGTCATTATTGGTGATGACGCTGAACAGTTAATCAAAAAACGATTAGAGCATATGCGCAGTGGTAGCAATCATCATTTCCAACGTGTAATGCCAAGTGGTATTGTTTTGGAGATCCGAGGACAAGCAATGCCAGGCGGCGGATTTGTTAGTACCTTTTCGGACATCACCGCTCATATTGAAGCAGAAAAAGCATTACAACTCGCAAATCTAACTTTAGAGAAAAGGGTTGAGAATAGAACTGCAGAATTGCTTAGCGCAAAAGCGGAAGCGGAAGCCGCCAACAGCAGTAAAACTCGTTTTTTAGCCGCTGCTAGTCACGACTTAATGCAACCTTTTAATGCGCTTACGCTATTTACCTCGATGTTAAAGAAAAAGGTACAAGGCGAAGAATTAGCATTATTGGCCAATCAAATTGGTGATTCACTCAATGTTGTTGAGGCGTTATTATCAGATTTAGTTGAAATTTCACGTCTTGATAGTAGCCCACAAAAGCTTAGCCCAAACGACTTCCCGATAGATGAATTATTAACTCCATTAAAAAATGAATTTAACGTGTTGGCCGAGCAAGCAAATATTCATTTTAGTTACCAACCGTGCAGTGGTTTTATAAACAGCGATAAGCGTATGCTAAGGCGCATACTACAAAATTTCTTATCGAATGCTGTGCACTATTCAGTACATAGACCAGGGGTAAAAAGTAAAATTTTACTCGGCGTTCGCCACTTACCGAATAAATTACGAGTAGAGGTTTGGGATAATGGTCCGGGTATAGCCAAAGATAAACAACAGAGCATTTTTGAAGAGTTTGAACGCTTAGAGCAAAACCGCGACATACCGGGACTGGGTTTAGGCTTGGCTATTTCAAAACGTATGGCAGTAATGCTAGGGCTAACTATCAATGTTAAATCAGTAGTGGGCAAAGGCACCGGCTTTATTATTGAATTGCCAAGAGTTGCACCAATTGAAACAACGTCTTCTGATAAAATAATTAAAACAATAGACTCATCTAGCAAGAGCTTTAATGGTACACCAGTGTTATTGATTGATAACGACAGCTTGACGTTATCAGCAATGTCATCATTACTTACAGATTGGGGTTGTCAGGTTATTGCTGCAAAAGATGAAGAATCTATGTTAGCTGAGCTAACAGCCTGTTCAATTGTGCCACAGTTAGTTATCGCTGATTATCACTTGGATAATAATGCCAATGGTGTAGATTTAATTAGGGCCACTTTAATGCAGAATGAATGGCATATACCTTGTGTAATATGCTCTGCTGATCCTTCGGAAAACGTTCGAGAGCATACCAGTAACGCACAGTTTTACTTTTTAAGAAAACCGGTAAAAGAATTAGCCTTAAAACGCTTAATGAAACAGTTAACTTAA
- the hppD gene encoding 4-hydroxyphenylpyruvate dioxygenase, translating into MTDLFENPMGLDGFEFVEFTALEKGILEPVFASMGFSHVANHKSKDVTLWRQGDINFIANYEKNSHADYYAQEHGSSACGMAFRVKDAQAAYKRALEKGAQPVLIETGPMELRLPAIKGIGGATVYLIDRYEGTNTIYDIDFDWIEGADRHPEGCGFHTLDHLTHNVYRGRMAYWAEYYENLFNFREIRFFDIKGEYTGLTSKAMTAPDGKIRIPLNEEAGGGGQIEEYLMKYNGEGIQHIAFACDDIVACWDRLKAQGIKFMKAPPSTYYDMLEGRLPGHGEQTEQLQSRGILLDGSTEGENPRLLLQIFSDTLLGPVFFEFIQRKGDEGFGEGNFKALFESIERDQVERGVIGNKDA; encoded by the coding sequence ATGACTGATTTATTTGAAAACCCAATGGGCCTAGATGGCTTTGAATTCGTAGAATTTACCGCACTAGAAAAAGGCATTTTAGAACCTGTATTTGCAAGCATGGGCTTCTCACATGTTGCTAACCACAAATCAAAAGATGTGACGTTATGGCGACAAGGTGACATCAACTTTATTGCTAACTATGAAAAAAATAGTCATGCAGATTATTACGCGCAAGAACATGGTTCTTCAGCTTGTGGTATGGCTTTTCGCGTTAAAGACGCACAAGCAGCATACAAACGTGCTCTTGAAAAAGGCGCACAACCTGTTCTTATTGAAACCGGTCCTATGGAACTTCGTCTTCCTGCAATTAAAGGTATCGGTGGTGCTACTGTTTACCTAATCGACCGTTATGAAGGTACGAACACTATTTATGATATCGATTTCGATTGGATTGAAGGTGCAGATCGTCACCCTGAAGGCTGTGGTTTCCATACGTTAGATCATTTAACTCATAACGTTTACCGTGGCCGTATGGCTTACTGGGCTGAATACTACGAAAACTTATTCAACTTCCGTGAAATCCGTTTCTTCGACATTAAAGGCGAATATACTGGTTTAACATCAAAAGCGATGACAGCACCAGATGGTAAAATTCGTATTCCTTTAAACGAAGAAGCTGGCGGCGGCGGTCAAATTGAAGAGTACTTAATGAAGTACAACGGTGAAGGTATTCAACATATTGCTTTTGCTTGTGATGATATAGTTGCTTGTTGGGATAGATTAAAAGCCCAAGGTATCAAGTTTATGAAAGCACCTCCTTCTACCTACTATGACATGTTGGAAGGTCGTCTTCCTGGTCACGGCGAGCAGACTGAGCAGTTGCAATCACGTGGAATTTTATTAGATGGTTCTACAGAAGGTGAAAACCCTCGATTATTATTACAAATATTCTCTGACACATTACTAGGTCCAGTATTCTTTGAATTTATTCAACGTAAAGGTGATGAGGGTTTTGGTGAAGGTAACTTTAAAGCGTTATTCGAGTCTATCGAACGTGATCAAGTTGAACGTGGTGTTATTGGTAACAAAGACGCATAA
- a CDS encoding response regulator transcription factor gives MIGAQVAIADDHPLFRAALKQAIFECLPNAGMLEAECFAELLSLIEQNPTLEIIFLDLHMPGNDGFTGLTQLVNHYPDLIVIMVSSDCNGENMQKAINFGATAFIPKSADLATIALAIDSVLDGNVWLPENNQEGVDQQTALNNKKLAKQLASLTPQQYKVLAQIADGQLNKQIAYDLAIQETTVKKHVSAILEKLEVNNRTLAGLAYQQLMHTAAENEAVTH, from the coding sequence ATGATAGGTGCTCAAGTTGCGATAGCCGATGACCATCCGTTGTTTCGCGCGGCATTAAAACAAGCAATATTCGAATGCCTGCCCAACGCAGGTATGTTGGAAGCCGAATGCTTTGCTGAACTGCTTAGTTTAATCGAACAAAACCCTACACTTGAAATTATATTTCTAGATTTGCACATGCCGGGCAATGATGGCTTTACTGGCTTAACTCAACTGGTTAATCATTATCCTGATTTGATTGTTATTATGGTTTCATCAGACTGTAACGGTGAAAACATGCAAAAGGCGATTAACTTTGGTGCTACAGCATTTATTCCTAAATCAGCGGATTTAGCGACTATTGCTTTGGCGATAGACAGTGTATTAGATGGTAATGTTTGGTTACCTGAAAACAACCAAGAGGGGGTTGATCAACAAACTGCGCTTAACAATAAGAAGTTAGCCAAACAATTGGCAAGTTTAACACCGCAACAATACAAGGTATTAGCACAAATTGCCGATGGCCAACTTAATAAACAAATCGCCTATGATTTAGCCATTCAGGAAACTACGGTAAAAAAACATGTATCAGCGATTTTAGAAAAGCTTGAAGTTAATAACCGTACTTTAGCGGGGCTAGCCTACCAACAACTGATGCATACAGCAGCAGAAAATGAAGCTGTCACTCACTAA
- a CDS encoding ATP-binding protein: MLKRHLPLYDGIGIKKEDRDRVINAYQRGANDSDLGNSYGLGVAFASVISEWHKGELQINSSATLGGTKVILILPNQAN, encoded by the coding sequence ATATTAAAAAGACACCTTCCTTTATATGACGGTATAGGGATCAAAAAAGAAGACAGAGATCGAGTGATCAATGCCTATCAACGAGGCGCAAATGATTCTGACTTGGGGAACAGTTATGGCTTAGGGGTAGCCTTTGCAAGTGTAATTAGTGAATGGCATAAAGGAGAGCTACAAATAAATAGCTCTGCAACATTAGGAGGAACAAAAGTCATTTTAATTTTACCAAACCAAGCAAACTGA
- a CDS encoding MFS transporter, which produces MQISNKYIVEGIVFISYVLFAMAWVGGTASMSQIMLSMQVDSFASASFISGSVTLAKIVGTFMAAWLASKLGIKYAFFMACILTAVGIITPFADNYEILLASRFLMGLGGALMIVYFNPIVMNWFNAGQRPTVNGINAVAFNVGTAIILWTMLDINEVTGSWQNSLLIFSIASLVLAIAWLFVRFDKTESANPESGGDVEPAVASYSYVDGLKDKFTWAYAFTYSGLLAFYICLFTFYPKAGISQSKWVIGFGIVGTLAGIIYSKKFPNRVPVIRWSGLIMVITIIGLSFSTSPLVQTLSAITLGFFIFFPVTALVTLPHELPKMTPQKITVVFSLFWSISYLFSTIVLWIFGKMVDANNGDFTAAFILITLISSTFFIGSFFLPETNQSKETA; this is translated from the coding sequence ATGCAAATTAGTAACAAATATATCGTCGAAGGCATTGTTTTTATTAGCTATGTTTTATTTGCTATGGCTTGGGTAGGCGGAACGGCCAGTATGAGCCAAATCATGCTTTCAATGCAGGTAGATAGTTTTGCTTCTGCGAGCTTTATCAGCGGCTCTGTTACTTTGGCGAAAATTGTAGGCACGTTTATGGCTGCGTGGCTAGCAAGCAAATTAGGCATTAAATACGCATTTTTTATGGCATGTATCTTAACCGCTGTTGGTATCATTACCCCCTTTGCCGATAATTATGAAATTTTATTAGCAAGTCGGTTTTTGATGGGCTTGGGCGGGGCGTTAATGATTGTGTATTTCAACCCTATCGTCATGAATTGGTTTAATGCTGGGCAACGTCCTACCGTAAATGGCATAAATGCCGTCGCGTTTAATGTTGGTACAGCAATTATTTTGTGGACAATGCTTGATATCAACGAAGTCACTGGAAGTTGGCAAAATAGCTTATTAATATTCTCTATTGCCAGTTTAGTGTTGGCAATAGCTTGGTTGTTTGTGCGCTTTGATAAAACAGAAAGCGCTAACCCAGAGAGTGGTGGAGATGTTGAGCCTGCAGTGGCCAGCTATAGCTATGTTGATGGTCTTAAAGATAAATTTACCTGGGCTTATGCATTCACCTATTCAGGCTTATTAGCGTTTTATATCTGTTTGTTTACCTTCTACCCAAAGGCAGGTATCAGTCAAAGTAAATGGGTCATTGGCTTTGGTATTGTCGGCACATTAGCGGGTATTATTTACAGTAAAAAATTCCCTAACAGAGTGCCTGTTATTCGTTGGTCTGGACTGATTATGGTGATCACTATTATCGGATTGTCGTTTAGTACCTCGCCTCTTGTGCAAACATTATCAGCAATTACCTTAGGCTTTTTTATTTTCTTCCCCGTTACTGCCTTGGTCACCTTACCGCATGAGTTACCAAAAATGACTCCGCAGAAAATTACCGTGGTATTTAGTTTGTTTTGGTCAATTAGCTATTTATTTTCTACCATTGTTTTATGGATATTTGGCAAAATGGTCGACGCCAATAATGGCGATTTCACAGCGGCATTTATACTTATCACCTTGATCAGTAGCACATTTTTCATTGGCAGTTTCTTCTTACCGGAAACTAATCAATCTAAGGAAACAGCATAA
- a CDS encoding VOC family protein, with translation MAIKRIHHVAYRCNDAKETVEFYRDLLGMEFQLAIAENEVPSTKAPDPYMHVFLDAGQGNVLAFFELPNSPKMGRDINTPEWVQHIAFEVESMDELLATKTKLEDAGIDVLGPVNHTIFKSIYFFDPNGHRMELAAQTAKPGMMEELKRVAPAMLDEWAITKKAPNHAAWLHSDADFDEKSFLGDK, from the coding sequence ATGGCGATTAAACGTATTCATCATGTAGCATATCGCTGCAATGACGCTAAAGAAACGGTAGAATTCTATCGCGACTTATTGGGCATGGAATTTCAATTAGCAATTGCTGAAAATGAAGTGCCATCGACTAAAGCTCCAGATCCATACATGCATGTATTTTTAGATGCAGGTCAGGGCAATGTTTTAGCGTTTTTCGAATTACCAAATTCGCCAAAAATGGGTCGTGACATTAATACCCCTGAATGGGTACAACATATTGCTTTTGAAGTAGAATCTATGGATGAGTTATTAGCGACTAAAACTAAACTTGAAGACGCTGGTATTGATGTATTAGGTCCAGTTAACCATACTATCTTTAAATCAATTTACTTCTTTGATCCAAATGGCCATCGTATGGAGCTTGCTGCACAAACGGCAAAGCCAGGTATGATGGAAGAATTAAAGCGTGTTGCACCTGCCATGTTAGATGAATGGGCAATAACTAAAAAAGCGCCAAATCATGCAGCCTGGTTGCATAGTGACGCTGACTTTGATGAAAAAAGTTTTCTAGGTGATAAATAA
- a CDS encoding alpha/beta hydrolase: protein MRGVVSPKLENFLEQVNAAIRDAKANNITFTPEQTRINLNNLSALIPQGPEIALVKKERLNVQGRDVPVTIYNPDPERKLPVLIHYHGGGHMCGSVELYDPISRNLANICQCIVICVEYRLAPEHPYPAGINDCQQVLIRYKELLTDMVYGEQVYIIGDSAGGAICTTLSQQSLSNADIKIDKQILIYPSVDYTMSSKSMNENGHGFLLEQDKIKWYFEQYFQESSTNQEFVRTASPLYGTFSTCMPPTLIFTGGCDPLKDEGIAYGRSLENAGVEVENVHFKGMIHAYMLLHSLVAEECQQTYQSIAKFLSTT, encoded by the coding sequence ATGAGAGGAGTGGTCTCGCCTAAACTGGAGAATTTTCTAGAACAAGTTAATGCTGCAATAAGAGATGCAAAAGCGAATAACATTACTTTTACTCCTGAGCAAACGCGGATCAATTTAAATAATTTATCTGCGTTAATACCACAAGGTCCAGAAATTGCCCTGGTAAAAAAGGAACGTTTAAACGTTCAAGGCAGAGATGTTCCGGTCACCATATATAACCCGGATCCAGAGCGAAAACTACCTGTGCTTATCCATTATCATGGCGGTGGGCATATGTGTGGCAGTGTTGAATTGTATGATCCAATTAGCCGTAATTTGGCCAATATTTGCCAATGTATTGTTATCTGTGTTGAATATCGTTTAGCCCCTGAGCATCCTTATCCTGCTGGGATTAATGATTGCCAGCAAGTACTTATACGCTATAAAGAGCTGTTAACCGACATGGTATATGGTGAGCAAGTCTATATTATCGGTGATAGTGCTGGTGGGGCAATTTGCACGACACTAAGTCAGCAAAGTCTATCCAATGCTGATATTAAAATTGATAAACAAATATTAATTTATCCAAGTGTCGATTACACCATGAGTAGTAAATCGATGAATGAAAATGGTCATGGATTTTTACTCGAACAAGATAAAATTAAATGGTATTTCGAACAATATTTTCAAGAAAGCTCTACTAATCAAGAGTTTGTCAGAACAGCATCCCCATTATATGGAACATTTAGCACGTGTATGCCGCCCACATTAATTTTCACTGGCGGTTGTGATCCGCTCAAGGATGAAGGAATTGCTTATGGAAGATCACTTGAAAATGCCGGTGTTGAAGTTGAGAATGTGCATTTTAAAGGTATGATCCATGCTTATATGTTGTTGCATTCTTTAGTCGCAGAGGAATGCCAGCAAACTTACCAGTCAATAGCCAAATTTTTATCCACAACATAA
- a CDS encoding MarR family winged helix-turn-helix transcriptional regulator, producing MTTANDGTLSLQQFLPYRLSALANRISQSLAVKYSKQYGISVQEWRILAVLGEETKLSAVAITNRIAMDKVAVSRAVKRLIEKDLVVKDLDSKDQRSHELTLTTNGLEMYQQLVPIALEHEEQVTDTLTTKEKESLLKLLSKLDNAPL from the coding sequence ATGACCACAGCAAATGATGGCACTTTATCTTTACAACAATTTCTACCATATCGCTTGTCTGCTTTGGCCAACCGTATTTCACAATCGTTAGCAGTTAAATATAGCAAACAATATGGAATTAGCGTGCAGGAGTGGCGCATTTTAGCTGTGCTCGGTGAGGAAACTAAACTTTCCGCTGTTGCCATAACAAATCGTATCGCCATGGACAAGGTTGCCGTGTCGAGAGCGGTAAAAAGGTTGATAGAAAAAGACTTAGTGGTCAAAGACTTAGACAGTAAAGATCAACGAAGCCATGAATTAACTCTGACGACAAATGGCTTAGAGATGTACCAGCAGTTGGTGCCTATTGCGCTTGAACATGAAGAACAAGTAACAGATACACTGACTACAAAAGAAAAAGAAAGCCTACTTAAGCTGTTGAGTAAGCTGGATAATGCGCCGCTGTAA